A single Arachidicoccus sp. BS20 DNA region contains:
- the rlmD gene encoding 23S rRNA (uracil(1939)-C(5))-methyltransferase RlmD, with amino-acid sequence MCYKSRTALLPKHYLCRVRRKKERIIWSNVLVEDYAAEGKAIGKVEGKIVFIEKAVPGDVVDVQVSKNKKDWANAFPVNFVSYSKDRVEPFCAHFGICGGCSWQNLPYEKQLLYKEKQVIDQLTRIGKLKLPDISPIAGCKETTGYRNKMEYTFSTKPYIPKEEFAALKNSGEPFDTRTQQGVAGFHAKGFFDKVVEIDVCHLQKEPTNEIRKFIAQFARLRKIPFYDIKEHQGWLRNVLVRNTTTGELMINVVFGYEDKENREALLNLLTEKFPKITTLLYTINEKKNDSIYDLEPQVFSGKGFIIEKLEKFSYKISPKSFFQTNSKQAEKLYRITREFAELDGSQTLYDLYCGTGSIGIFCSKGAKKIIGVEVIPEAIEDAKENAQLNNIKHSAFFAGDVIDICNDDFFVQHGRPDVVITDPPRAGMHEKLVNKLLEMEAPLVVYVSCNPATQARDLALLSEKYEITKMQPVDMFPHTLHIENVAQLKLKKI; translated from the coding sequence ATGTGTTATAAATCGAGAACAGCATTGTTGCCTAAGCATTATCTTTGCCGCGTGAGACGAAAAAAAGAAAGAATTATCTGGAGCAACGTGTTGGTGGAAGACTATGCCGCCGAAGGAAAAGCTATCGGCAAAGTCGAAGGTAAAATTGTATTTATCGAAAAAGCCGTTCCCGGCGATGTGGTGGATGTTCAGGTGTCTAAAAACAAAAAGGATTGGGCAAATGCTTTTCCCGTAAATTTTGTTTCGTATTCAAAAGACAGGGTTGAGCCTTTTTGCGCGCACTTCGGTATTTGCGGCGGTTGCAGCTGGCAAAATTTGCCTTACGAAAAGCAATTACTGTACAAAGAAAAACAAGTTATTGACCAGCTCACACGCATCGGAAAATTAAAGCTGCCGGATATTTCTCCCATTGCCGGTTGCAAGGAAACAACAGGCTACCGCAACAAAATGGAATATACTTTTTCCACTAAGCCATACATTCCCAAAGAAGAATTTGCGGCATTGAAAAATTCGGGCGAACCTTTTGATACGCGCACACAGCAAGGTGTTGCAGGTTTTCATGCAAAAGGTTTTTTTGATAAAGTAGTGGAAATAGATGTTTGTCATTTGCAAAAAGAACCGACCAACGAAATCAGAAAATTCATTGCGCAATTTGCAAGGCTGCGCAAAATCCCTTTTTACGATATTAAAGAGCATCAAGGCTGGCTGCGCAATGTTTTGGTAAGAAATACGACAACCGGCGAATTAATGATAAACGTAGTGTTCGGTTATGAGGACAAAGAAAACCGCGAAGCATTACTGAATTTATTGACCGAAAAGTTCCCGAAAATCACAACGCTGCTTTATACCATTAACGAAAAAAAGAACGACAGTATTTATGATTTGGAGCCACAAGTGTTTTCGGGCAAAGGTTTTATTATAGAAAAACTGGAAAAATTTTCTTACAAAATCAGTCCGAAATCTTTCTTCCAGACCAATTCAAAACAGGCGGAAAAATTGTATCGAATCACGCGTGAATTTGCAGAACTTGACGGCTCACAAACTTTATACGATTTGTATTGCGGCACAGGAAGTATCGGCATTTTTTGCAGCAAAGGCGCAAAAAAAATTATTGGTGTGGAAGTAATTCCCGAAGCAATTGAAGACGCGAAGGAAAACGCACAACTTAACAATATCAAGCATTCCGCGTTTTTTGCAGGCGATGTAATTGATATTTGCAATGATGATTTTTTTGTACAACATGGTCGTCCTGATGTAGTAATTACCGACCCGCCGCGTGCCGGAATGCACGAAAAATTAGTCAATAAATTACTCGAAATGGAAGCACCGCTGGTTGTGTATGTAAGCTGTAATCCGGCAACGCAGGCAAGGGATTTGGCTTTGCTGAGCGAGAAATATGAGATTACAAAAATGCAGCCTGTG
- a CDS encoding inorganic diphosphatase, which produces MLKNTQVLHPWHGVETGKNAPEFVNAVIEIPQGSRMKYEIDKPSGLLKLDRVIYSSFHYPANYGFIPQTYGDDKDPLDILVISSMSIQPLCIVETKVIGVMQMLDGGEGDDKIIAVAANDPSINYYENIEELPKHFFSELRHFFEEYKTLENKTVKVEEFGNKAMALDIINKAIEAYKNL; this is translated from the coding sequence ATGTTGAAAAATACACAGGTATTACATCCTTGGCACGGCGTGGAAACAGGCAAAAACGCGCCGGAATTTGTAAATGCAGTTATCGAAATTCCGCAAGGTTCGCGCATGAAATACGAGATTGACAAACCGAGCGGCTTACTGAAATTAGACAGAGTTATATACTCTTCTTTCCACTATCCTGCCAATTACGGTTTCATTCCGCAAACTTATGGAGATGATAAAGACCCTTTGGATATTTTGGTTATTTCAAGCATGAGCATTCAACCTTTGTGCATCGTAGAAACCAAAGTTATCGGCGTAATGCAAATGCTGGATGGCGGCGAGGGGGACGATAAAATTATTGCCGTTGCAGCTAACGATCCAAGCATTAATTATTACGAAAATATTGAAGAGTTGCCCAAGCATTTTTTCAGCGAGTTGAGACACTTTTTTGAAGAATATAAAACACTGGAAAATAAAACCGTAAAAGTGGAAGAATTCGGCAACAAAGCAATGGCTTTGGATATTATTAATAAAGCAATAGAAGCGTATAAAAATCTATAA
- a CDS encoding putative Ig domain-containing protein — MKSLKLLSSLAFTLIACASFSQSDSLDKYILTPPPSPKPHINGAEVFGVRPNSPVIYKIAASGQKPLHYEVKNLPQGLSVDASTGVITGALKNAGDYKMEVTVSNALGKNKRNFTIKVGNQLGLTPAMGWNSWNCWGLSVNADRVKSSARAMIDKGLIDYGWSYINIDDGWEAAQRNADGTISPNEKFPDMKSLSDWLHAQGLKFGIYSSPGTRTCGGFLASYQHELQDAATYASWGVDYLKYDWCSYDSVYRAEGDTTDAAFIKPYTIMQKALLQQPRDIYYSLCQYGWRDVWKWGANVNGNSWRTTGDINDSWGSLTSIWSRQAPLYPYASPGHWNDPDMLVVGMLGWSDNLHPTKLTPDEQYTHISLWCLLSAPLLIGCDMSKLDNFTTSLLTNDEVLALDQDILGKQAQQIIKKDDYQIWVKQLEDGTHAIGIFNLSKEAKTIHVDWKELNLSETLTVRDLWRKKDLGKFKKGFDTKVNSHGVELIKVK, encoded by the coding sequence ATGAAATCGCTGAAACTATTGTCTTCATTGGCTTTCACGTTAATCGCTTGTGCATCTTTTTCGCAAAGCGACAGTTTGGACAAATACATTCTTACGCCGCCGCCATCGCCGAAGCCGCATATCAACGGTGCAGAAGTTTTTGGCGTGCGCCCAAACTCGCCCGTGATATATAAAATTGCTGCATCGGGACAAAAGCCTTTGCATTACGAAGTGAAAAACCTTCCGCAAGGGTTATCGGTCGATGCAAGCACCGGCGTTATTACAGGCGCGTTGAAAAATGCAGGCGATTACAAAATGGAAGTAACCGTTTCCAATGCTTTGGGAAAGAACAAAAGAAATTTTACAATTAAAGTGGGTAATCAACTTGGGCTTACGCCTGCGATGGGTTGGAATAGCTGGAATTGCTGGGGTTTGAGCGTGAATGCAGACAGGGTAAAATCGTCTGCGCGGGCGATGATTGATAAAGGATTAATTGATTACGGTTGGAGCTACATCAATATTGACGACGGTTGGGAAGCTGCGCAGCGCAATGCCGACGGAACCATTTCGCCCAACGAAAAATTTCCTGACATGAAATCATTAAGCGATTGGCTTCACGCACAAGGTCTAAAGTTCGGTATCTACTCATCGCCCGGAACGCGCACCTGCGGTGGGTTTCTGGCTTCGTATCAACATGAGTTGCAGGATGCTGCTACTTATGCAAGCTGGGGCGTTGATTACTTAAAATACGATTGGTGCAGTTACGATTCTGTTTATCGTGCAGAAGGCGATACTACTGATGCGGCGTTTATAAAACCATATACAATCATGCAGAAAGCGTTGCTGCAACAGCCGCGCGATATTTATTACAGCCTTTGTCAGTATGGCTGGCGCGATGTATGGAAATGGGGTGCAAATGTGAATGGCAACAGTTGGCGTACCACAGGCGACATCAACGATTCGTGGGGAAGCCTTACTTCAATTTGGTCGAGACAAGCGCCTTTGTATCCGTATGCCAGTCCGGGACATTGGAATGACCCAGACATGCTGGTGGTTGGAATGCTCGGCTGGAGCGATAATCTTCATCCTACGAAACTCACGCCTGACGAGCAATACACGCACATTAGCCTTTGGTGCTTGTTGTCGGCACCGTTGCTGATAGGTTGCGATATGAGCAAGCTGGATAATTTTACCACAAGCCTTTTGACCAATGATGAAGTGCTCGCTTTAGACCAGGATATTTTGGGAAAACAAGCACAGCAAATTATTAAAAAAGATGATTATCAAATTTGGGTAAAGCAACTGGAAGATGGAACGCACGCTATCGGTATTTTCAATTTATCCAAAGAAGCAAAAACAATTCATGTAGATTGGAAAGAGTTGAATTTGTCCGAAACGCTTACTGTGCGCGACTTGTGGCGTAAGAAAGATTTGGGTAAATTCAAGAAAGGATTTGATACAAAGGTTAATTCACATGGCGTGGAATTGATAAAAGTAAAGTAA
- a CDS encoding S41 family peptidase — MKRTIGLTFFCLFINIISGKSQQKNTYNFSFEKTNAAHKPEGWTLSFGSQNAGYTTQLDSSVVNDGKYSLSIFKTNNDTTTYGVAEYTIPAYYKGTKIKLTGFLKTENIAKGDVGFWIRIDGNRKRLQFGDMHLSGIQGTNDWKEYSIELPYDSVNAKQIVFGAVLSGEGKIWVDNIHIYLDNQPIESASLKDLFPAKKDTSFSVISGISSIDLNTDKIKLLTNLGMIWGFLKYYHPAITQGKYNWDAELFRHLPQILKTENNKIAYKTIEQWIDSLGVVPVCNNCAVIPADKIKLKPDYGYLFIPNNLPASLLKKLEFIKNNYTPVTEQYYVGYAQARNPSFTNEIPYSNSYPDAGIRLLALYRYWNIIQYFYPSRYLIGEDWNKVLTKFIPKFINAKNSKEYTAACLEVIANIHDTHAGIWSYPPALDSLKGAYMAPFQAKFIEDKLVVTGYYKYTPELKDSIHIGDIIEKIDGVSVDSLVKKYLPLTPASNYETQLRDLPTVSQGFLLRSNNRKAQLIIKRENQEFLVTVSKIHSNNINPSSGFEELSGYKILAGGIGYIFPGMLKDDDITSIKKAFANTKGLIIDLRSYPSSFMPFTYGAWLKNKPSPFIRFTQVSLDLPGCINYGATLSNGENNANAYKGKVVIIVNASTQSSGEYTAMALSTAPNATVIGSTTAGADGNVSTVILPGGISSWISGLGVYYPDGTETQRKGVKIDILVKPTIKGIRERKDELLDKAMQIIENS, encoded by the coding sequence TTGAAAAGAACAATTGGACTAACCTTTTTCTGTTTATTCATAAATATTATTTCTGGTAAGAGCCAGCAAAAAAATACATATAATTTTTCTTTTGAAAAAACAAATGCGGCACATAAGCCGGAAGGATGGACTTTATCTTTTGGTTCTCAAAACGCTGGTTATACAACACAACTCGATTCATCTGTCGTTAATGACGGGAAATATTCTTTAAGCATTTTTAAAACAAACAATGACACTACAACGTATGGTGTAGCTGAATATACAATTCCGGCATATTATAAGGGAACAAAAATAAAATTGACAGGATTCTTAAAAACGGAAAATATTGCAAAAGGAGATGTAGGTTTTTGGATACGAATTGATGGGAATAGAAAAAGATTACAATTTGGCGATATGCATTTATCAGGTATTCAAGGTACGAACGATTGGAAAGAATATAGTATTGAATTGCCTTATGATTCGGTCAATGCAAAGCAAATTGTTTTCGGCGCAGTTTTATCCGGCGAGGGCAAAATATGGGTGGACAATATTCATATATATTTGGATAATCAACCGATTGAATCTGCTTCTTTAAAGGATTTATTTCCTGCGAAAAAAGATACTTCCTTCTCGGTTATTTCAGGAATTTCATCTATTGATTTAAACACTGACAAGATAAAATTGTTAACCAATCTCGGCATGATTTGGGGATTTCTAAAATATTATCATCCGGCAATTACACAAGGAAAATATAATTGGGACGCAGAACTTTTCAGGCACTTACCACAAATTTTAAAAACCGAAAACAATAAAATTGCATACAAAACAATTGAACAATGGATAGATAGTTTAGGCGTTGTTCCCGTTTGTAACAACTGTGCCGTAATTCCTGCCGATAAAATAAAACTGAAGCCTGATTATGGTTATTTGTTCATACCGAATAATCTTCCGGCTTCTTTGTTAAAGAAGCTCGAATTTATCAAGAACAATTATACCCCTGTAACCGAACAATATTATGTAGGATATGCCCAAGCCAGAAATCCATCTTTTACCAACGAAATTCCTTATTCAAATTCTTATCCCGATGCAGGCATCAGACTTTTGGCGTTGTACAGGTATTGGAACATTATACAATATTTTTATCCCTCACGTTATTTAATCGGCGAAGATTGGAATAAAGTATTAACCAAATTCATTCCGAAATTTATCAATGCAAAAAACAGCAAAGAATATACTGCTGCCTGCCTTGAAGTGATTGCGAATATTCACGATACGCATGCAGGTATCTGGAGTTATCCGCCGGCTTTGGATTCATTGAAAGGCGCTTATATGGCACCTTTTCAAGCTAAGTTTATTGAGGACAAACTGGTGGTTACAGGCTATTATAAATATACACCGGAATTAAAGGATTCTATCCATATCGGAGATATTATCGAAAAAATTGATGGTGTTTCTGTTGATTCTTTAGTCAAAAAATATTTGCCTTTAACACCCGCTTCTAATTATGAAACGCAGCTAAGAGACTTGCCTACGGTTTCGCAGGGCTTCTTACTTAGAAGCAACAATAGAAAAGCACAACTCATAATAAAAAGAGAAAATCAAGAATTCCTGGTAACAGTTTCAAAAATTCATTCGAATAACATCAATCCTTCATCGGGCTTTGAAGAGTTATCAGGATATAAAATACTTGCTGGCGGAATTGGCTACATTTTTCCGGGAATGCTAAAAGACGATGACATTACTTCCATCAAAAAAGCATTTGCAAACACCAAAGGTCTGATTATAGACCTGCGTAGTTATCCATCTTCTTTCATGCCGTTTACTTATGGCGCGTGGCTCAAAAATAAGCCAAGCCCTTTTATTCGTTTCACGCAGGTATCTTTAGATTTACCCGGATGTATAAATTATGGTGCAACCCTTTCCAACGGAGAGAACAATGCGAATGCTTATAAAGGTAAAGTTGTAATTATCGTCAATGCATCAACTCAAAGCAGTGGAGAATATACGGCGATGGCATTAAGTACAGCTCCTAATGCAACAGTAATAGGCAGCACTACCGCCGGAGCCGATGGTAATGTTTCAACAGTCATTCTTCCCGGGGGAATTTCTTCCTGGATTTCCGGGCTTGGGGTTTATTACCCTGACGGAACGGAAACACAAAGAAAAGGCGTGAAAATAGATATTCTCGTTAAGCCTACAATCAAAGGCATTCGAGAAAGAAAAGACGAGTTATTGGATAAAGCAATGCAAATAATTGAAAACAGTTAA
- a CDS encoding S41 family peptidase has translation MTPFAYFTLINLNLPGAISIGDTSSTGKYCGGVATTEHYNGKVVIIVNTSTQSNGEFTAMALSTVPNAKVIGSTTAGADGNVSIIRLPGGIATWISDLGVYYPDGTEAQRKGVKIDIPIKPTIKGIREGKDELLDKAMQIIESK, from the coding sequence TTGACACCTTTCGCATATTTCACATTAATAAACTTAAATCTTCCAGGTGCTATAAGTATCGGCGATACAAGTTCAACCGGGAAATACTGTGGAGGAGTAGCAACTACCGAACATTATAATGGTAAAGTTGTAATCATTGTAAATACTTCTACTCAAAGCAATGGAGAATTTACTGCAATGGCATTAAGTACTGTACCGAACGCTAAAGTAATCGGGAGTACAACGGCAGGTGCAGATGGAAATGTTTCTATTATACGTTTACCCGGCGGAATAGCTACATGGATATCGGATTTAGGAGTTTATTATCCTGACGGCACAGAAGCACAAAGAAAAGGTGTGAAAATAGACATTCCCATAAAACCTACCATCAAAGGCATTCGCGAAGGGAAAGATGAATTGTTGGATAAGGCAATGCAAATAATTGAAAGCAAATAA
- a CDS encoding 2-isopropylmalate synthase — MAEEKIYIFDTTLRDGEQVPGCKLNNQEKTKLALKLEELGVDIIEAGFPISSPGDFQSVEEISTVIKNATVCGLTRAVQKDIEVAAEALKKAVRPRIHTGIGASDNHIKYKFNTTRENIIERAVAAVKLARNFVPDVEFYAEDAGRADLVFLAQLIEAVIAAGATVVNIPDTTGFCLPHQYAEKISYLVNNVKGIENAIISCHCHNDLGLATANSLAGAIAGARQIECTINGLGERAGNTSLEEVAMAIKKHPETGFTTSIDSTKLLDLSKLVSDTMRMPVQPNKAIVGDNAFSHSSGIHQDGFLKEATTYEIIDPREVGADVSKIVLTARSGRSALAFRFRKLGFDFTRDEVDELYAKFLEVADAKKEVSDEDLQELAVSLKTV; from the coding sequence ATGGCAGAAGAAAAAATTTATATTTTCGACACAACGCTTCGCGATGGCGAACAGGTTCCGGGTTGTAAATTAAACAATCAGGAAAAAACGAAACTTGCATTAAAGCTTGAAGAACTCGGCGTTGATATTATCGAAGCGGGATTTCCTATTTCAAGTCCGGGCGATTTTCAGTCGGTGGAAGAAATTTCAACTGTAATAAAAAATGCGACCGTTTGCGGATTGACACGCGCAGTACAAAAAGATATTGAAGTTGCCGCAGAAGCATTGAAAAAAGCCGTTCGCCCGCGTATTCACACGGGCATCGGTGCGAGCGACAATCATATCAAATACAAGTTCAATACTACGCGCGAAAACATCATTGAACGCGCGGTTGCTGCGGTAAAACTGGCACGCAACTTCGTTCCCGATGTAGAATTTTATGCGGAAGATGCTGGTCGTGCAGATTTGGTTTTTCTTGCACAACTCATTGAAGCAGTGATTGCCGCAGGCGCAACGGTTGTGAACATTCCCGACACGACAGGTTTTTGCTTGCCGCATCAGTACGCCGAAAAAATTTCTTACTTAGTAAATAATGTAAAAGGAATTGAGAATGCGATTATTTCCTGTCATTGCCACAACGATTTAGGTTTGGCAACTGCCAACTCTCTCGCAGGCGCTATCGCAGGCGCACGGCAAATCGAATGTACTATTAACGGACTTGGCGAACGTGCAGGAAATACTTCACTCGAAGAAGTTGCAATGGCAATTAAAAAGCATCCTGAAACCGGCTTTACAACAAGCATCGATTCTACCAAATTGCTTGATTTGAGCAAGCTCGTTTCCGACACGATGCGTATGCCTGTGCAACCGAATAAAGCGATTGTAGGCGACAATGCATTCTCGCATTCTTCGGGCATTCATCAGGACGGATTTTTGAAAGAAGCAACCACTTACGAAATCATCGACCCGCGTGAAGTGGGCGCAGATGTTTCTAAAATTGTTTTGACCGCGCGCAGCGGAAGAAGTGCGCTGGCGTTCCGTTTCCGCAAATTGGGATTTGATTTTACCCGCGACGAAGTGGATGAATTGTATGCAAAATTCTTGGAAGTAGCCGATGCCAAAAAAGAGGTAAGCGATGAAGATTTGCAGGAATTGGCAGTAAGTTTGAAAACGGTATAA
- the leuC gene encoding 3-isopropylmalate dehydratase large subunit encodes MTGKTLFDKIWEKHVVKQIEGGPSVLYIDTHFIHEVTSPQAFKGLEKRGLPVFRPKQVVATADHNVPTLHQELPIKEELSRIQVQTLKDNCEKFGVELYGLGHPYQGIVHVIGPELGVTQPGCTYVCGDSHTSTHGAFGSIAFGIGTSEVEMVLATQCLLQSHPKLMRINVDGELHKGVTSKDIVLYIIAQISASGATGYAVEFAGSAIRSLSMEARMTICNMSIEMGARCGMIAPDEITFDYIKGREFAPKGEDWEKKLAYWKTLYSDEGATFDKEYHFKAEDIEPMITYGTNPGMGIGVSGHVPELTTIEEKDKPSFEKSIHYMGLSAGEKIKGHKVDYVFIGSCTNSRIEDLRQVASFVKGKKKSDDVTVWIVPGSKQVEAQAKEEGIDKIFEEAGFQLRQPGCSACLGMNEDKIPAGKYCISTSNRNFEGRQGPNARTMLASPLTAAAAAITGVVSDVRELIP; translated from the coding sequence ATGACAGGAAAAACATTATTCGACAAAATCTGGGAAAAGCACGTTGTAAAACAAATCGAAGGCGGACCTTCGGTGTTATACATTGATACACATTTCATTCACGAAGTAACCAGTCCGCAAGCGTTCAAAGGATTGGAAAAGCGCGGTCTGCCTGTGTTTCGTCCTAAGCAAGTAGTTGCAACCGCCGACCATAATGTTCCTACTTTGCACCAGGAATTACCGATAAAAGAAGAACTTTCCAGAATACAAGTTCAAACGCTGAAAGACAATTGCGAAAAATTCGGCGTTGAATTATACGGCTTGGGACATCCGTATCAAGGCATCGTTCATGTGATTGGGCCCGAACTCGGCGTTACGCAACCGGGCTGCACCTATGTTTGCGGCGACAGTCATACTTCAACGCACGGCGCATTCGGCAGCATTGCATTCGGCATCGGTACAAGTGAAGTAGAAATGGTGTTGGCAACACAATGTTTATTGCAAAGTCATCCAAAGCTCATGCGTATCAATGTGGATGGCGAATTACACAAAGGCGTTACGTCGAAAGACATCGTTTTATACATCATCGCGCAAATTTCCGCAAGCGGCGCCACAGGCTACGCAGTCGAGTTTGCAGGCAGCGCCATTCGTTCGTTGAGCATGGAAGCGCGCATGACCATTTGCAATATGAGTATCGAAATGGGTGCGCGTTGCGGCATGATTGCGCCTGATGAAATTACATTCGATTATATCAAAGGTCGTGAGTTTGCACCCAAAGGCGAAGATTGGGAAAAGAAACTCGCTTATTGGAAAACACTGTATTCCGATGAAGGTGCAACGTTTGATAAGGAATATCATTTCAAAGCCGAAGACATTGAACCCATGATTACTTACGGAACAAATCCGGGTATGGGCATCGGCGTGAGCGGACATGTGCCGGAACTGACAACAATTGAGGAAAAAGACAAACCGTCTTTTGAAAAATCCATTCATTATATGGGTTTGAGCGCGGGCGAAAAAATCAAAGGACATAAAGTGGATTATGTGTTTATCGGAAGCTGCACCAACAGCCGCATTGAAGATTTACGACAAGTTGCTTCATTTGTAAAAGGTAAGAAAAAATCCGATGATGTAACAGTTTGGATTGTTCCCGGCAGCAAACAAGTGGAAGCGCAGGCAAAAGAAGAAGGCATCGATAAAATATTTGAAGAAGCAGGTTTTCAGTTGCGCCAACCCGGATGCAGCGCGTGTTTGGGCATGAATGAAGACAAAATTCCCGCAGGAAAATATTGCATTTCCACATCCAACAGAAACTTTGAAGGACGACAAGGACCAAATGCAAGAACGATGCTTGCAAGTCCGCTGACAGCCGCCGCAGCAGCAATTACAGGCGTTGTGAGCGATGTAAGGGAATTGATACCCTAA
- a CDS encoding class I SAM-dependent methyltransferase, translating to MIIDINNEIQNPPLGDRGIQEAFNAVSEKYDKQRPILIPCFDDFYSIALELSNEAKDVKRILDIGAGTGLMSALFAEKYPNAEITLVDFSEDMLNKAKDRFKGNDKIHYLQADFSTVDFEDNHYDLVVSGLAIHHLKHDLKKLLFEKIYYALKINGIFINADQVKGSTEFAERIYTEKWRTHVLNAPLSEEDKQNTFKRVSLDIMAPLDKQLQWLKDVGFMEANCFYQYFNFVVFAAKK from the coding sequence ATGATTATTGATATAAACAATGAAATTCAAAATCCCCCTTTAGGGGATAGGGGCATTCAAGAAGCCTTCAATGCGGTTTCAGAAAAGTATGACAAGCAAAGACCAATTTTGATTCCTTGCTTTGATGATTTTTATAGTATTGCATTGGAATTATCCAACGAAGCGAAGGATGTAAAAAGAATCTTAGACATCGGCGCGGGAACAGGTTTGATGAGCGCTTTGTTCGCCGAAAAATACCCGAATGCGGAAATAACATTGGTTGATTTTTCGGAAGATATGTTGAATAAGGCAAAAGACAGATTTAAAGGCAACGATAAGATTCATTATCTGCAAGCAGATTTCTCAACCGTGGATTTTGAAGATAATCATTACGATTTGGTTGTATCAGGTTTGGCAATTCATCATTTGAAACATGATTTGAAAAAGTTACTGTTTGAAAAAATTTATTATGCGTTGAAAATAAACGGCATTTTCATTAATGCAGACCAAGTCAAAGGTTCAACGGAATTTGCAGAAAGAATTTATACGGAAAAATGGCGTACTCATGTGCTGAACGCACCGTTAAGCGAAGAAGACAAACAGAATACTTTTAAAAGAGTATCGCTCGATATTATGGCGCCGCTCGATAAGCAATTACAATGGCTGAAAGATGTCGGTTTTATGGAAGCGAATTGTTTTTATCAGTATTTCAACTTTGTTGTTTTTGCAGCAAAAAAGTGA
- a CDS encoding YciI family protein produces MFIVSLTYKKPLEEVDKYIQPHSDFLDKQYQAKKFIFSGRKNPRTGGLIAAYNVTKAELENIITQDPFYQNGIADYEITEIIPTKYDNNFASFVTQS; encoded by the coding sequence ATGTTCATCGTATCTCTCACATACAAAAAACCGTTGGAAGAAGTTGATAAATATATTCAACCGCATTCCGATTTTTTGGACAAACAATATCAGGCAAAAAAGTTCATTTTTTCGGGAAGAAAAAACCCAAGAACAGGCGGCTTGATTGCGGCGTATAATGTTACAAAAGCTGAATTGGAAAACATTATAACGCAAGACCCTTTTTACCAAAACGGCATTGCAGATTACGAAATCACGGAAATTATTCCTACGAAGTACGATAACAATTTTGCTTCGTTTGTAACTCAATCATAA
- the leuD gene encoding 3-isopropylmalate dehydratase small subunit — MGIIINLEEDKKKAGAAKFQSERKIIQSAAVPIELENVDTDQIIPARFLKATTRDGFGKNLFRDWRYENDDETKPVKDFALNNKIYSGKILVAGKNFGCGSSREHAAWAIKDYGFDAVVSSFFADIFKNNALNNFLLPVQVSDEFLQKLFDAIHKDTNAEIEINLEEQYIKIVATGEQESFDINQYKKTCLLNGFDDIDYLLNMREEIEAFEKNI, encoded by the coding sequence ATGGGCATTATCATAAACCTCGAAGAAGACAAAAAGAAAGCAGGCGCGGCAAAGTTTCAATCCGAAAGAAAAATCATTCAGTCAGCGGCTGTGCCGATTGAATTGGAAAATGTAGATACCGACCAAATCATTCCCGCGCGCTTCCTGAAAGCCACGACACGCGATGGTTTCGGAAAAAATCTGTTCCGCGACTGGCGTTACGAAAACGACGACGAAACAAAGCCTGTGAAAGATTTCGCATTGAACAATAAAATTTATTCAGGTAAAATTTTAGTTGCAGGAAAAAATTTCGGTTGCGGTTCTTCGCGCGAACACGCAGCTTGGGCAATCAAAGATTATGGCTTCGATGCGGTCGTATCAAGCTTTTTCGCAGACATATTCAAAAACAATGCGCTGAACAATTTCCTATTGCCCGTACAGGTAAGCGACGAATTTTTACAAAAATTATTCGACGCCATTCACAAAGACACAAATGCAGAAATTGAAATCAATCTGGAAGAGCAATACATCAAAATTGTTGCGACAGGCGAACAGGAAAGTTTTGATATTAATCAATATAAAAAAACTTGTCTGTTGAATGGCTTTGATGATATCGATTATCTGTTGAATATGCGTGAGGAAATTGAAGCCTTTGAAAAGAATATCTGA